The genomic stretch GGCCGCGCTGCCGGCGACGAACGCGCCGGAGACGCCCGCCGCCTTCCCGAGGGTGCCGACCAGCACGTCGGGGCGGACCCCGTGCTCGTGACAGAGACCGCGGCCCGCGCCCACGACGCCGATCGCGTGCGCCTCGTCCACGTAGAGGCTCGCCTGATGGTCGGCGCAGCGTTGGGCGAGGAGCGCGATGGGGGCGGTGTCGCCATCCATCGAGAAGAGGGTGTCGCTGACCACCCAGGCGCGTCGGCCGTCGCTGCGGTGACGGCGGAGGAGCCACTCCAGGTGGTCGGCGTCCCCGTGCGCGTAGATGTGAGTCGTGGCGCGGCTGGCCCGGAGCCCATCGATCAAGCTCGCGTGATTGAGCCGATCGCTGAAGGCGACGTCCCCCCGGTCGAGGAGCGCGCTCAACGCGCCGACGTTGGCGGCGTAGCCAGAAGAGAAGAGGAGGGCGGCTTCGGCGTCGACCCAGTGAGCGAGGGTGGCTTCGGCGCTTCGGTGAGCGTCACGCGTCCCGGAGATCAGGCGCGACGCGCCACCCCCGAGGCCATGCTCCGCCAGGGCCTGCTGGGCGAGCAGCTGGAGCTCGGGATCGTCGGCGAGGCCGAGATAGTCGTTGGAGCAGAAGACGAGGAGTGGCTGCTCGCCGAGGTGGAGCCGGCCGTCTCGCCGGGAGAGGACGAGAGGCTGTCGGAGCAGCCCGGCGTCTTGGAGGGCGTGGAGCTCTTCCTGAATGGACTGCTCGAGCGACATGGCAAGGGAGCATGGGTCGGCCCGGCGCGGCGGTCAAAGCCGGATGTGTTTCACGTGACACGTGGAAAGAGACTCTGGAGCGTGGGACCTTGCCGTTCATGTCACCCACGCCGACCCGTGTTTCACGTGAAACGTCACGTCATGCCTGGTCACAGTTTCACGTGAAACGTCACGTCATGTGTGGTCACTCCATCAGGCGCCTCGCTCCGGCGTGCATCGCCATCTCTCTCCTGTTGGGGTGTGACGAGCCCGCGACCCCGCCGGACCCGGAACCGCGGCCTGCGCCGCAGCAGCCGGACTCGCCGACCCGCGAAGCGCTGGTCGTGGAGAGCGACGCACGGCAGACCGCGGTCCTGCTCGCCGCGCTCGACGACCCCTCGGCGGACACGCGCCAGCGCGCGCTCATGGGTCTCGCCCGGGTTCGCAGCTCCGAGGGGATCGCCCCCGCCACCCGGCTCCTTCGTGACACTCACGCAGAGGTCCGGGCCGCGGCGTCCCTCGCTCTGGGCGCGCTCGCGCATGAACACTCAGACGAGGTCATGCCCGCCCTCGCCGGAGCGCTGGCCGCCGAGCGGGACCCCGAGATACGGGCGCTGCTCCTCCGCGACCTCGGCCGGTCCCACGATCCACGCACGCTCCCCGCCGTGCGCGCGGGCCTCCGGGCTCCGACCGAGCCCGAACGGAGCGCCGCCTGCCACGCCGCCGCCGAGTGGGGACTGGCGGGAGAGCCGACGCCAGCCGGGCTCCGGGCCGCGATCGCCAGCCTGCTCTCGGACCAGCCGGAGCCCGTCCGCGTCTCCTGCGCCTACGCTCTCGGCCGCATTCCCCCGGGCCCTCAGGACGAAGGCGTCGCCGCCGCCCTCGCCCTCG from Sandaracinaceae bacterium encodes the following:
- a CDS encoding 8-amino-7-oxononanoate synthase gives rise to the protein MSLEQSIQEELHALQDAGLLRQPLVLSRRDGRLHLGEQPLLVFCSNDYLGLADDPELQLLAQQALAEHGLGGGASRLISGTRDAHRSAEATLAHWVDAEAALLFSSGYAANVGALSALLDRGDVAFSDRLNHASLIDGLRASRATTHIYAHGDADHLEWLLRRHRSDGRRAWVVSDTLFSMDGDTAPIALLAQRCADHQASLYVDEAHAIGVVGAGRGLCHEHGVRPDVLVGTLGKAAGVSGAFVAGSAALRSFLENRARSFVFSTALPPFLAAVIDHAAQRAQHAADARAVLARHAARIREQLRLQGWDVPDGHSPIVPVLIGDPARTMALSHHLLTQGLFVQGIRPPTVPTGTSRLRIVPTAAHRDADIERLLEAFADAARVT